Within the Naumovozyma castellii chromosome 1, complete genome genome, the region ATATATTTACATGCAGTTTGTCCCACCTGGTAGAGCGGTCCTTTCCAGATTCATGTGAAGGCAGTAGTACCTCACAATAACCATCATTCCGCTTGCTCTTATCTCCTTCGGCAGCTCAGTCTACTTATTCTTTGTCTGAGTGTAACTAAATCTCTTCCTCGTCGGAGCAAACTCCCCCAATTTCCTTCCAACCATATCCTCCGTGACTTCCAAAGGCATATATTCCTTCCCATTAtgtatttgaaattttaatcCAATGAACTGTGGTAATATCGTTGCGGATCTAGCATTTGTTCTAATGGGGGTTCCTTTACTCATGGCTTCTTTGATGGGTAAGGGGACGATGTTGGGGCCCTTCCATGCTGAACGTGATAGTAACCTTAATGCACACTTCATTGCGACACTATATTGCACTGCACCTTATCCTTCTTTGATTCATTCTTCTACTAGTACACTCACTATATATTGTTTCTTACCGAATAATCAAATTTGGTTCATTCTGTTGTGGAAACCCTAGGGCTGATTAGGGCTTACCAGGactggaaaatttttcaaataagCGATGAGCTactgaaatatttattatctaCTATTATCTTATATATGTCCATGTTCATTTCACAAAGGCATAGCAACTAGGGTAAAAATGTTTGCCGTTAGATTCGATCCTACAAAGATAGTGGAGGAACCAAAGAATGAAcccaaaaaaattataccgttgaagaggagaaaatcagttaatgatgatggtgaaagtgatgaagaggaagagaaagaagatgaacCAGTAAAGgctgatgatgaagatataCCTGAGAATGAAGAACATCAATCTGAGTCCGATTCTGAGCCTGAAGAGGAGAGCGAACCTGAACCACTCATTGAAGACGATACTACTTTGGAATCTGAGAAAAAGCACACTTCTGTTCTTTCAAGATTTCAACAAACAATTTCATTACAAGATAAAATGCACAGTTCTGACCTAGTGCCTGAGAAAACTGAAAATACAGCCGATCAAGAAatagaagatgaagacgTGGATATGGATGTGCACGATCTAGAACATATTCCACAACCTGCCGTGGTGAGAACTTCAAAAGAAGATAAGCAATcattaaaggaaaataagTCAATTGCATGGATAAATACTACAAAAGTGCATTACGATAATACAATGATAAAACCTTACACTTCATATCAAGATAGCCTAGAACCCAAATTACTAAACAATATTACGAAATATTTCTCCAATGATACTTTCCCCATTCAAACCATATTATTAGACACTTTATTACCAGTTCTAAATTTCTCACAAAGAATTACCAAGAAAAACTTTACAAGAAGAGTAGGTGACATCTTGGTGAATGCTTCGACAGGTTCAGGTAAGACACTTGCATATTCTATCCCCATCGTACAAACCCTTTCCAAACGTTCTGTGAATAAACTCCGTGCATTAATTATAGTCccaacaaaattattaattcatcaagTTTATGATACACTAAGTAAATTATCACAGGGGACGAGTCTGATAATAAGTATTTCC harbors:
- the RSM19 gene encoding mitochondrial 37S ribosomal protein uS19m (ancestral locus Anc_6.354), coding for MKCALRLLSRSAWKGPNIVPLPIKEAMSKGTPIRTNARSATILPQFIGLKFQIHNGKEYMPLEVTEDMVGRKLGEFAPTRKRFSYTQTKNK